From one Bacteroides eggerthii genomic stretch:
- a CDS encoding SusC/RagA family TonB-linked outer membrane protein has protein sequence MRKKVSRLLLYVALCTVCAVTKAQNVSKSFENQSLKSVLTEIEHQTGLSIIYELKEVDETKKITGYFKNTPVEQVLSEILDKDLTFTIRNKMILLSKRKNEKRQQEGVKRVTGKVIDEKGEAVIGATVLVKGTTNGTITDVDGIFTLDNVPSDALIAISYIGYQDRELSVKDKQSVNVTLSEDSKQLDEVVVVGYGSVKKRDLTGSVASLNAETISAVPATTAAEALQGRASGVVVSTSNWSPGSSPSVLIRGKRSINASNDPLFVIDGIPVTGGMGEISPADIESMEVLKDASATAIYGSRGANGVILITTKQGKEGRTHVDYNGYVGIQTIQNKLEMMNGAEYAEYTREAYRNSTGSNKYLSDVPDKELDMLLPMFKQDAYVLESVMMAYDENGNYDPSKVRSFDWFDQVTRTGIITDHQVNVRGGGTKTNFMASATYNKNDGIMKDQNYERFSIRFNLNHKINEYIRIGGQTQYSHSVQNRGSGMEEDMYLYRITPLGKFQNEDGTYPGLVGGDSQMYNPLMNMVDGAVDRPLKNSRFLGSYFADIKLPVKGLTFRSNLGIDSRTEQNYEYFASATTERQLGNSFASNSVVKYTMMTWENYFSYNRDFNKKHSLGVTLLQSIQQDLQEDLSGKVQKLPSDILKYYDLASGLMIDGVGSDYIKWNMASFMGRVNYGYMGRYLLTLSARYDGSSRLAEGHKWVLFPSAALAWRISDEPFMKDLVWLDNLKLRVGYGKTGNSAVSPYQTKGQLALRHYVFNNGSSEYIGYAPSVMANDQLTWETTDQWNVGVDFGFLKNRINGTVEFYLQNTKDLLLKRQLPVVSGFSSVMSNVGSTRNKGIEITLNTRNIMNRNFTWSTDLTFSANKEEIVELYNGKTDDVGNLWFIGQPIDVYYNYKKIGIWQNTENDLAEMAKFNEKGANFKPGSIRLEDVDGDYKITEEDKQILGSVRPKFVASMVNNFEFKGFDLSVFLYASVGGLLRNNIEFMEKPGRGNTVKVDYWTSTNPTNAFPRPSVDVEKLDYISTLGYDKADFLRIRNITLGYTLPEMWSKKVLMDKIRIYLSANNPAIFTNFTGIDPEGANGRTAPSYSTWMFGINLSM, from the coding sequence ATGAGAAAAAAAGTAAGTAGGCTACTTTTATATGTAGCCCTATGCACTGTTTGTGCCGTCACGAAAGCACAGAATGTGAGTAAAAGTTTTGAAAACCAGTCTCTTAAAAGTGTTCTCACTGAGATAGAACATCAAACGGGATTGTCTATTATCTATGAACTGAAAGAGGTAGATGAAACGAAAAAAATTACCGGCTATTTTAAGAATACACCGGTGGAACAAGTCCTTTCGGAAATTCTGGACAAAGATTTGACTTTTACGATCCGGAATAAAATGATTCTACTATCCAAAAGGAAGAACGAGAAACGGCAGCAAGAGGGGGTAAAGCGGGTCACCGGTAAAGTGATAGACGAAAAGGGAGAAGCGGTAATCGGTGCAACCGTATTAGTGAAGGGCACTACGAATGGAACGATAACAGACGTAGATGGAATTTTTACTTTGGACAATGTGCCGTCCGATGCGTTGATTGCTATATCTTATATCGGTTATCAAGACCGGGAGTTGTCGGTGAAAGACAAACAATCTGTCAACGTTACCTTATCCGAGGATTCCAAACAGCTGGATGAGGTTGTGGTGGTGGGTTACGGTAGTGTGAAGAAACGCGACCTGACAGGCTCTGTGGCTTCTTTGAATGCTGAAACCATATCTGCCGTACCGGCTACTACGGCCGCAGAGGCTTTGCAAGGACGCGCCTCAGGAGTTGTGGTATCTACGTCGAACTGGTCGCCGGGTTCATCGCCTTCTGTGTTGATTCGCGGAAAGCGTTCCATTAATGCCAGCAATGATCCGCTGTTTGTAATAGACGGTATTCCGGTGACAGGGGGGATGGGCGAGATTAGTCCGGCAGATATTGAATCCATGGAAGTGCTTAAAGATGCTTCGGCAACGGCTATTTACGGTTCGCGCGGTGCTAACGGCGTTATCTTGATAACTACCAAGCAGGGTAAAGAGGGAAGAACGCATGTAGACTACAACGGATATGTGGGAATACAGACCATACAGAACAAACTGGAGATGATGAATGGTGCCGAATATGCAGAATATACGCGCGAGGCATACAGAAATAGCACAGGATCCAATAAATACTTGTCAGATGTTCCCGATAAAGAGTTGGATATGCTGTTACCTATGTTTAAGCAAGATGCCTATGTGCTCGAATCTGTGATGATGGCATACGATGAGAACGGGAACTATGATCCGTCCAAAGTCCGTTCATTTGATTGGTTCGACCAAGTTACCCGTACCGGTATCATTACAGATCATCAGGTGAATGTAAGAGGTGGTGGAACAAAGACAAACTTCATGGCCTCAGCTACTTACAATAAGAATGACGGTATTATGAAAGATCAGAACTATGAACGGTTCTCCATTCGCTTCAATCTCAATCACAAAATAAATGAATATATAAGGATAGGCGGGCAGACACAATATTCTCATTCCGTACAAAATCGTGGAAGCGGTATGGAAGAAGATATGTACTTGTATCGCATCACTCCGCTCGGAAAATTTCAGAATGAGGACGGAACATATCCCGGATTGGTGGGCGGTGACTCGCAAATGTATAATCCATTGATGAATATGGTGGACGGAGCCGTAGATCGTCCGCTGAAGAACAGCCGTTTCTTGGGCAGTTACTTTGCCGATATTAAACTTCCGGTGAAAGGGCTTACTTTCCGTTCAAATCTGGGTATAGACTCTCGAACGGAACAGAATTATGAATATTTCGCTTCCGCTACTACCGAACGTCAGTTGGGAAACTCTTTTGCTTCTAACTCCGTAGTTAAATATACGATGATGACGTGGGAAAACTACTTTTCGTACAATCGTGATTTTAATAAAAAACATTCATTAGGCGTGACACTGTTGCAATCTATTCAACAGGATTTGCAGGAAGACCTTAGTGGGAAAGTGCAGAAATTGCCTTCTGACATCTTGAAGTATTACGACTTGGCTTCCGGACTGATGATTGACGGGGTGGGAAGTGACTACATAAAATGGAATATGGCTTCTTTTATGGGACGTGTCAATTATGGCTATATGGGGCGTTATCTGTTAACGTTATCTGCCCGTTATGACGGTTCTTCCAGACTTGCCGAGGGGCATAAATGGGTGCTTTTCCCTTCTGCTGCATTGGCTTGGCGCATCAGTGACGAACCGTTTATGAAAGATCTTGTTTGGTTGGATAACCTGAAATTGCGTGTCGGTTACGGAAAGACCGGTAATTCTGCGGTCAGCCCGTATCAGACCAAGGGGCAACTGGCTTTGCGACATTATGTGTTCAATAATGGGAGTTCGGAATATATAGGCTATGCTCCTTCCGTTATGGCAAATGACCAGCTCACTTGGGAGACCACTGACCAATGGAATGTAGGTGTGGATTTCGGTTTCTTGAAGAACCGTATTAACGGTACTGTTGAGTTCTATCTGCAGAATACGAAAGATTTGTTGCTCAAACGCCAATTACCTGTTGTTTCGGGCTTCTCCAGCGTGATGTCCAATGTAGGCTCTACCAGAAATAAGGGTATTGAGATTACGTTGAATACTCGTAATATAATGAATAGGAACTTTACTTGGAGTACGGATCTGACTTTCTCTGCCAATAAAGAAGAGATTGTAGAGTTGTATAATGGAAAGACTGATGATGTGGGTAATCTTTGGTTTATCGGTCAACCGATTGATGTCTATTATAATTATAAGAAGATAGGTATTTGGCAAAATACGGAAAATGATCTGGCTGAAATGGCTAAGTTCAACGAGAAGGGGGCTAACTTTAAGCCCGGATCTATCCGGTTGGAGGATGTGGATGGTGACTATAAAATTACGGAAGAAGATAAGCAAATACTGGGAAGTGTACGTCCCAAGTTTGTAGCGAGTATGGTTAATAATTTTGAGTTCAAGGGGTTTGATTTGTCTGTGTTCCTGTATGCCAGCGTGGGCGGATTGTTGAGAAACAACATTGAGTTTATGGAGAAGCCGGGACGCGGTAATACAGTAAAAGTGGACTACTGGACTTCTACCAACCCTACCAATGCTTTCCCAAGACCGAGTGTGGATGTGGAGAAACTGGATTATATCTCTACATTGGGATATGACAAGGCGGATTTCCTCAGAATACGGAATATTACTTTGGGCTATACGCTGCCC
- a CDS encoding FecR family protein: MKEVETDMREAAVRYFEGCLSAQDEERLYRFIQESGGNYSLFKEWERQWLETSVANERTEFEWEKLQARLHTRKAVTPMLLPGVGAFWRKIAAVVAIVILTAGATLGIGYTVTCLQPETYFTLEVPFGEKSKITLSDGTNVWLNSGSKLIYSNRFDKENRVVKLEGEGYFEVTRHEGIPFKVETPAYAVLVKGTKFNVSAYSGDPYVTTTLLEGKVELLHEKNIYKIVPGESMRLNVATGRLQKTKVDATHSTAWLKNQVEFERITLKELAMKLSRQYNVQIRIASEALGSKAFRISLRNRETIGEVMKALQEIMPVTIEYKEDNIYIKE; encoded by the coding sequence ATGAAGGAAGTAGAAACAGATATGCGTGAGGCGGCGGTTCGTTATTTTGAAGGATGTCTGTCGGCACAGGATGAAGAACGGTTGTATCGTTTCATTCAGGAGAGTGGTGGTAACTATTCATTGTTCAAGGAATGGGAACGTCAATGGTTGGAAACATCTGTGGCGAATGAAAGGACTGAATTCGAATGGGAGAAGCTGCAAGCAAGATTGCATACCCGGAAAGCGGTAACTCCGATGTTGCTGCCCGGTGTGGGGGCTTTCTGGAGGAAGATAGCTGCTGTTGTGGCCATTGTTATCCTTACTGCCGGAGCAACGCTGGGAATAGGCTATACGGTGACATGCCTGCAACCTGAAACGTACTTTACGCTGGAAGTGCCTTTCGGGGAGAAAAGCAAGATAACGTTGTCCGACGGAACAAATGTCTGGCTGAACTCAGGTTCTAAGTTAATATATTCCAATAGGTTTGATAAGGAGAACCGGGTGGTGAAGTTGGAAGGTGAAGGCTATTTTGAAGTTACCCGGCACGAAGGTATTCCGTTTAAGGTGGAAACGCCTGCGTATGCGGTGTTGGTGAAAGGTACGAAGTTCAATGTTTCTGCTTATTCGGGTGATCCGTACGTAACGACTACGTTGCTTGAAGGGAAAGTGGAACTTCTGCACGAAAAGAATATTTATAAGATAGTTCCGGGGGAATCTATGCGTCTCAATGTAGCAACCGGAAGATTGCAAAAAACAAAAGTTGATGCCACGCATTCTACGGCATGGTTGAAAAATCAGGTGGAATTTGAACGCATTACGCTGAAAGAACTGGCCATGAAACTTTCGCGGCAGTATAATGTTCAGATAAGGATTGCGTCTGAAGCACTTGGCAGCAAAGCTTTCCGTATCTCGCTCCGTAACCGGGAGACAATAGGCGAGGTGATGAAAGCGCTGCAAGAGATTATGCCTGTCACTATTGAATATAAGGAAGATAATATATATATTAAGGAATAA
- a CDS encoding RNA polymerase sigma-70 factor has translation MMEFMDEALLLSEIRKDNEDAFAFLFKKSFPRLLGYAVRFVENEEVALDIVQECFLNFWEKRNLLVAVSVTSLLFAMVRNSCLNYLKHEAVVEKHRIEYLAKVGGEERLYYADFAPDAGYGLLYEELEQQIKSVIDNLPERCREVFVLSRFENLKNREIAEQLRISTTAVEKQIAKALDIFARHFKEKYPMDVCIVVLAWLIDCK, from the coding sequence ATGATGGAATTCATGGATGAAGCGTTATTACTGTCCGAAATCAGGAAAGATAACGAAGACGCTTTTGCTTTTCTTTTCAAGAAATCTTTTCCGCGTTTGCTTGGATATGCTGTCCGTTTTGTAGAGAATGAGGAAGTTGCATTGGATATTGTTCAGGAATGTTTCCTGAACTTCTGGGAGAAGCGTAATCTCCTGGTTGCTGTATCCGTAACTTCCTTACTGTTTGCTATGGTACGGAATAGTTGCCTGAACTACTTGAAGCATGAGGCGGTGGTGGAAAAGCACCGGATAGAGTATTTGGCTAAGGTGGGGGGAGAAGAACGGCTGTACTACGCCGACTTTGCACCCGATGCCGGATACGGGCTGCTGTATGAAGAGTTGGAGCAGCAGATAAAGTCGGTGATAGATAATTTGCCCGAACGTTGTCGTGAGGTATTTGTCCTAAGCAGGTTTGAGAATTTAAAGAATAGGGAAATCGCCGAGCAGTTGCGAATATCGACTACTGCGGTGGAGAAGCAGATAGCCAAAGCTTTGGATATCTTTGCCCGGCATTTTAAGGAGAAATACCCGATGGACGTCTGTATCGTCGTTTTGGCATGGCTTATCGATTGTAAATGA
- a CDS encoding YhcG family protein: MHSASFIREIKQIVAEARQKAYSAINSAMVEAYWQMGKRIVEEEQQGKERADYGKQLLKELSAELTKEFGKGFSTGSLYYYRQFYNTFPKIFATPWRILSWSHYKRLIQVSNPEARAWYLKEAQEQMWSYRTLDRNIGSQYYERLLLSHNKGKVENEMKSLTLPYQQDKLEFIKNPTVAEFIGLSPNTDFTESKLESAIIGNLQRFLLELGKGFSYVTRQKLVRTEKKDYYIDLVFYNYLLKCFVLIDLKTNPITHQDVGQMDMYVRMYDELMRSEGDNPTIGIVLCSETDEDIARYSVLHDNNQLFASKYMLYMPTEEELRNEIERQKAFYVLQHSKKGIE, from the coding sequence TTGCATAGTGCAAGTTTCATTCGTGAAATCAAACAGATTGTAGCCGAAGCCCGGCAGAAAGCCTATTCCGCCATCAATTCGGCAATGGTGGAAGCCTATTGGCAAATGGGCAAGCGTATTGTGGAAGAGGAACAGCAGGGAAAAGAACGCGCTGATTACGGGAAACAATTACTTAAAGAATTATCGGCAGAACTGACAAAGGAGTTCGGAAAGGGCTTCTCTACCGGCTCCCTATACTATTACCGACAGTTTTACAATACCTTTCCAAAAATATTCGCTACACCGTGGCGAATATTGAGTTGGTCGCATTATAAGCGGTTGATTCAGGTTTCCAATCCCGAAGCCCGTGCATGGTATCTGAAAGAAGCGCAGGAACAGATGTGGAGTTACCGGACGCTGGATCGCAATATCGGTTCACAATATTACGAACGCTTATTACTCTCGCATAATAAGGGAAAAGTAGAAAATGAAATGAAGTCACTCACGCTTCCGTATCAGCAGGACAAATTAGAGTTCATCAAAAATCCGACGGTAGCGGAGTTTATCGGATTATCTCCTAATACCGACTTTACCGAGTCGAAATTGGAATCGGCAATCATCGGCAACTTACAACGTTTCTTACTTGAGCTCGGAAAAGGATTTTCGTATGTAACGCGGCAAAAGCTGGTGCGTACAGAGAAGAAAGACTACTATATAGACCTTGTCTTTTATAATTATTTATTAAAATGTTTCGTCCTTATCGACTTGAAAACGAATCCCATAACCCATCAGGATGTAGGGCAAATGGATATGTATGTGCGAATGTATGACGAGCTTATGCGCAGCGAAGGGGATAACCCGACCATTGGCATAGTCCTTTGTTCGGAGACGGACGAGGATATTGCCCGATACTCTGTGCTGCATGACAATAACCAACTTTTCGCTTCCAAATATATGTTGTATATGCCTACGGAGGAAGAGTTGCGCAATGAGATTGAAAGGCAAAAAGCATTTTACGTGTTGCAACACTCGAAGAAGGGCATCGAATAA
- a CDS encoding DUF4421 domain-containing protein → MKKFLNFSDFDTTYISPNRYNYALMLEHFTNYEYYSVGSATPDPQRLRFSPKPHNKIGVYFGWRWIFLGWAIDADGLYGKKSGKKRGTEFDLSLYSSKLGVDIIYRRTGNSYKIHDVTGFSDRIPTDYSEDFDGLKVKMKGLNLYYIFNNRRFSYPAAFSQSTNQRRNAGSFIAGFSVSTHNLDFDYTKLPDIIRETMNPGMKVDHIKYTNISLNFGYAYNWVFARNCLACLSLNPAVAYKTSRINKAEGEKDDWYRNFNIDFILRAGVVYNNSKYFVGTSFVGRTYDYYRNNFSLNNGFGTLQVYAGFNFCLKKEHRKKKRQ, encoded by the coding sequence ATGAAGAAGTTCCTTAATTTCAGCGATTTCGACACTACATACATCAGTCCCAACCGATACAACTATGCCTTAATGCTGGAGCACTTCACCAATTATGAATACTATTCCGTAGGAAGTGCTACTCCTGACCCCCAACGCCTGCGGTTCTCGCCCAAACCTCATAACAAAATAGGAGTTTACTTTGGTTGGCGCTGGATTTTTCTGGGTTGGGCCATTGACGCAGACGGCCTTTACGGAAAGAAAAGCGGGAAAAAAAGAGGAACGGAATTCGACCTCAGCTTATACAGTTCCAAATTAGGAGTGGATATTATCTACCGCCGTACGGGTAACTCTTACAAAATACACGACGTTACAGGTTTTTCCGACCGCATACCCACCGATTACTCTGAAGACTTCGACGGACTGAAAGTGAAAATGAAAGGACTGAACCTATATTACATTTTCAACAACCGGCGTTTTTCTTATCCCGCCGCTTTCAGCCAATCCACCAATCAACGGCGTAACGCAGGATCTTTCATTGCCGGATTCTCCGTATCCACACACAATCTGGATTTTGACTACACCAAGCTGCCCGATATCATCCGGGAAACGATGAACCCGGGTATGAAAGTGGACCATATAAAATATACCAATATCAGCCTCAACTTCGGTTATGCCTACAACTGGGTATTCGCACGCAACTGCCTTGCCTGCCTCTCGCTCAATCCCGCAGTGGCCTACAAAACCTCACGTATCAACAAAGCGGAAGGAGAAAAAGACGACTGGTACAGGAACTTCAATATAGACTTCATCCTACGCGCAGGCGTAGTGTATAACAACAGTAAATATTTCGTAGGCACTTCATTCGTAGGCAGAACTTACGACTACTACCGGAATAACTTTTCATTGAACAACGGATTCGGAACACTGCAAGTATATGCAGGATTCAACTTCTGTTTGAAAAAAGAGCACCGCAAGAAAAAACGGCAGTAA
- a CDS encoding DUF2490 domain-containing protein: MIYTGIIMIRKPFCTWRICSLLAALFFIVPVSLHAQKRDFTTWASTGFKYKVNPAFTLSGKLEWRTKDDLDKTDRWGLEAGGAYSVLPFLKIAAGYEVHYRNRGEAGWKFRHRYHFDGTLSTRVHRLKVSLRERFQHTFDSNNDELRWRSRVKLAYDIPKCKIEPYVSVEMYNGLNRGEKFDVQRMRYRGGVVLPLSSDWEADVFYCRQWESKARKDIVGVACTYSF, from the coding sequence ATGATATATACTGGGATAATTATGATAAGAAAGCCTTTCTGTACATGGAGAATTTGTAGTTTATTGGCAGCGCTATTCTTTATTGTGCCGGTCTCTCTGCATGCGCAGAAGCGAGACTTTACAACATGGGCAAGTACCGGTTTTAAGTATAAGGTAAATCCAGCATTTACGCTCTCCGGAAAATTGGAATGGCGCACAAAGGATGATCTTGACAAGACCGACCGTTGGGGGCTGGAGGCCGGCGGGGCATACTCTGTACTTCCTTTTCTGAAAATAGCTGCGGGCTATGAAGTGCATTATCGCAATCGCGGGGAAGCCGGTTGGAAGTTTCGTCACCGCTATCATTTTGACGGAACGCTATCCACGCGTGTGCACAGGCTGAAGGTCTCACTGCGGGAGCGTTTTCAACATACTTTCGATAGCAATAATGATGAACTGCGTTGGCGCTCACGTGTCAAGCTGGCTTATGACATCCCCAAATGCAAGATAGAGCCTTACGTTTCTGTTGAGATGTACAACGGATTGAATCGTGGAGAGAAGTTTGATGTACAACGCATGCGCTATCGCGGCGGGGTGGTCCTCCCACTTTCTTCCGATTGGGAAGCGGATGTCTTTTATTGCCGACAATGGGAGAGTAAGGCACGAAAAGATATAGTAGGAGTGGCTTGCACTTATTCTTTCTGA
- a CDS encoding CatA-like O-acetyltransferase, protein MKHIIDIDTWERRDNYGFFRTYLNSWYSVTTEIDCTEASAAARRSGHSFFLYYLYAVLRSANEVNELRYRTDKNGQVVFHDRVDIISPIAVPGKTFYTVRIPYHENFERFYAEAHALITDIPENGDPYHAEKELMQQGDYDVVHLSAVPKMFFTSITYTVAEAGNGCSHPLMTVGKVVPRGERLVFPLSIYVNHAFVDGSHLASFFGKIEKYLKEV, encoded by the coding sequence ATGAAACACATTATTGACATTGACACTTGGGAACGTCGTGACAATTACGGCTTCTTCCGTACATATCTAAATTCTTGGTATTCGGTGACCACCGAAATAGACTGCACAGAGGCCAGCGCTGCGGCAAGGCGGTCTGGACATTCTTTTTTCCTTTATTACTTGTATGCCGTTCTCCGTTCGGCCAATGAAGTGAACGAACTCCGTTACCGCACAGACAAGAACGGGCAGGTTGTTTTCCACGACCGGGTAGATATCATTTCTCCGATAGCGGTTCCGGGAAAGACTTTTTATACAGTCCGTATCCCTTATCACGAAAATTTCGAACGCTTTTATGCCGAAGCGCATGCGCTGATTACGGATATTCCTGAAAACGGAGATCCTTATCATGCGGAAAAAGAGCTGATGCAGCAGGGCGATTACGACGTGGTGCACTTGAGTGCAGTTCCCAAAATGTTCTTCACGTCCATCACCTACACTGTTGCCGAAGCCGGCAACGGTTGCAGTCATCCGCTGATGACCGTCGGTAAGGTTGTTCCTCGCGGGGAGCGGCTGGTTTTTCCACTTTCCATTTATGTGAATCATGCGTTTGTGGACGGTTCGCATCTGGCTTCTTTCTTTGGGAAGATAGAGAAGTATCTGAAAGAAGTGTAA
- a CDS encoding protein-disulfide reductase DsbD family protein produces MKKSIFSILLLLFTLAVQAQIQEPVKFKSELRTLQADEAEVIFTGTIDKGWHVYSTDLGEGGPISATFNVEDISGAELVGKLKPVGEEIAAFDKLFEMKVRYFANSVQFVQKLKLTGGAYKVEGYLEYGACNDENCLPPTQVPFKFSGNAEGAAANEPVVDATADMAIIGGAEGTTGINVFDKGTVDLWKPVVNELRALGETTSQEDMSWIYIFITGFVGGLLALFTPCVWPIIPMTVSFFLKRSKDKKKGIRDAWTYGASIVVIYVGLGLLVTGLFGANALNSLSTNAVFNIFFFLMLVVFAASFFGAFEITLPSKWSNAVDSKAEKTGGLLSIFLMAFTLSLVSFSCTGPIIGFLLVQVSTTGNMIAPAIGMLGFAIALALPFTLFALFPSWLKSMPKSGGWMNVIKVTLGFLELAFALKFLSVADLAYGWRILDRETFLALWIVLFALLGFYLLGKIKFPHDDDDAKVSVPRFFMALASLAFAVYMLPGLWGAPLKAVSAFAPPMQTQDFNLYNNEVHAKFDDYDLGMEYARQHGKPVMLDFTGYGCVNCRKMELAVWTDPKVSDIINNDYVLITLYVDNKTPLSSPVKITENGTERTLRTVGDKWSYLQRVKFGANAQPFYVLINNEGEPLNKSYSYDESIPKYIEFLQTGLENYKKER; encoded by the coding sequence ATGAAGAAAAGTATATTCTCCATTCTATTGTTGCTCTTCACCTTGGCGGTGCAGGCGCAGATACAGGAACCTGTCAAGTTTAAGTCGGAGTTAAGGACTTTGCAGGCAGACGAAGCAGAGGTGATATTTACCGGAACTATTGACAAAGGCTGGCATGTGTATTCTACGGACTTGGGAGAGGGCGGCCCTATCTCGGCAACGTTCAATGTTGAAGACATTTCGGGTGCGGAACTTGTCGGGAAACTAAAACCGGTGGGGGAAGAAATCGCCGCATTCGACAAGCTGTTCGAAATGAAAGTGCGCTATTTTGCAAATTCCGTTCAGTTTGTGCAGAAGCTGAAGCTGACCGGTGGCGCATACAAGGTGGAAGGTTATCTGGAATATGGTGCTTGTAATGACGAAAACTGCTTGCCGCCTACACAAGTGCCGTTCAAATTTTCGGGTAATGCAGAAGGTGCGGCTGCTAACGAACCGGTAGTTGATGCAACCGCAGATATGGCTATTATTGGTGGGGCAGAAGGTACTACCGGAATAAATGTATTCGATAAAGGCACTGTTGATCTTTGGAAACCGGTTGTCAACGAATTGAGAGCGTTGGGTGAAACTACCTCGCAAGAAGATATGTCTTGGATTTATATCTTTATAACCGGGTTTGTAGGTGGTCTGTTAGCATTGTTCACGCCTTGCGTATGGCCTATTATCCCGATGACTGTCAGCTTCTTCTTGAAACGCAGTAAAGATAAGAAGAAAGGTATCCGGGACGCTTGGACGTATGGCGCATCCATTGTTGTGATATACGTAGGCTTGGGACTGTTGGTCACCGGGCTTTTTGGCGCTAACGCTTTGAACTCATTGTCTACGAATGCTGTTTTCAATATCTTTTTCTTCCTGATGTTGGTAGTATTTGCAGCTTCTTTCTTTGGCGCTTTTGAAATAACCCTCCCCTCCAAGTGGAGTAATGCGGTAGACTCTAAAGCGGAAAAGACAGGCGGCTTGCTTAGTATTTTCTTAATGGCATTTACACTGTCGCTGGTGTCATTCTCTTGTACGGGACCCATTATCGGCTTTTTGCTTGTACAGGTTTCCACTACCGGTAATATGATAGCTCCGGCCATCGGAATGTTAGGTTTTGCCATTGCTTTGGCATTGCCGTTTACGCTGTTTGCGTTGTTCCCCTCTTGGCTGAAGTCCATGCCTAAATCCGGCGGTTGGATGAATGTGATCAAGGTGACGCTCGGTTTCTTGGAACTGGCATTTGCTTTGAAATTCCTTTCCGTAGCCGATCTGGCTTACGGCTGGCGTATTCTCGACCGCGAAACATTCCTTGCTTTATGGATTGTACTGTTTGCTTTGCTGGGTTTCTATCTGCTGGGCAAAATCAAATTCCCGCATGATGATGACGATGCAAAGGTCAGTGTGCCCCGTTTCTTCATGGCATTGGCTTCGTTGGCATTTGCCGTATATATGCTTCCCGGTTTGTGGGGAGCGCCGTTGAAGGCTGTCAGTGCTTTTGCACCACCCATGCAGACACAGGATTTCAATCTTTATAATAATGAGGTGCATGCCAAGTTCGATGATTATGATCTCGGCATGGAATATGCCCGCCAGCATGGCAAACCTGTGATGTTGGACTTTACGGGTTACGGTTGTGTGAACTGTCGTAAAATGGAGCTCGCCGTATGGACGGATCCGAAAGTAAGCGATATCATCAATAATGACTATGTGCTCATCACGCTCTACGTAGACAATAAGACTCCGCTTTCTTCGCCGGTGAAAATTACGGAGAACGGTACGGAGCGCACATTACGTACGGTGGGAGATAAGTGGAGCTATTTGCAACGCGTCAAGTTCGGCGCGAATGCACAGCCTTTCTATGTGCTGATTAACAATGAAGGCGAACCGCTCAACAAGTCGTATTCGTACGATGAAAGCATTCCAAAGTACATTGAGTTTTTACAGACAGGATTGGAAAACTACAAAAAGGAAAGATAA
- a CDS encoding Dabb family protein: MVKHIVLFKLKDEVPADEKLVAMNNFKKAIEALPAKISVIRKIEVGLNINPAETWSIALYSEFDTLDDVKFYAVHPDHVAAGKLIAEVKESRACVDYEV; the protein is encoded by the coding sequence ATGGTAAAGCATATTGTATTATTTAAGCTGAAAGATGAAGTTCCTGCTGACGAAAAGTTAGTTGCAATGAATAATTTTAAGAAGGCCATCGAAGCGCTTCCTGCCAAAATATCCGTTATCCGTAAGATAGAAGTCGGGTTGAATATCAATCCTGCCGAAACTTGGAGCATTGCCCTTTACAGTGAATTTGATACGTTGGACGATGTGAAGTTCTACGCTGTGCACCCCGATCATGTGGCTGCCGGCAAGCTCATTGCAGAGGTCAAAGAAAGTCGTGCTTGCGTGGACTATGAAGTATAA